In Desulfuromonas sp. KJ2020, a single window of DNA contains:
- a CDS encoding DUF4388 domain-containing protein, with the protein MASPTAQILIASSEDDLAPLVPLLSQQGYQVKYDGDSARVLERALKAPPALILVDTRLRGLTASRFGQLLRGNSRTEGIPVFYVGEEGENVEGFRRHKDRFVPRPFNTEQLLADIHAFFRRAGQVRQVSRKKTDFEGSLSRLSLVDLLQVLSLNQKEGVLTLTRPQGKGTIYLLDGCVIHAHTCQVSGEKAFHRMLTWDEGLFAFSPTHVDVEASIHLPMDHLLMEGLRQNDELMQQRNALPAPDLLLRLNVPRQQVPEDLRPVTREILDLLAYYPRCGDLVEHCSRPDYEVLQVLKDLLDRGLVKVRAATVSKTTSQPLLSSEDILAVRNRLVPIDALPERASGKLILLARSQKRVVTFLQALQGLEEFEARREFLDMSEGLPLGDAGRLNLNEVFYLRLFALPSLASAAPLWQSFSSRLFGVIVLDGKEGFAEAERFFTERFGVQVLSFDSAALTDNRRQGLLRCLQQLAAPFRQSLEKDKP; encoded by the coding sequence ATGGCCTCTCCGACCGCACAAATCCTGATTGCCTCCTCCGAAGACGACCTGGCCCCCCTGGTCCCGCTGCTGTCACAGCAGGGCTACCAGGTGAAATATGACGGGGACAGCGCCAGAGTCCTTGAACGGGCCCTGAAGGCACCGCCGGCGCTTATCCTGGTCGATACCCGCCTTCGGGGGCTTACGGCCAGTCGTTTTGGACAACTGTTGCGCGGTAACAGCCGTACCGAGGGGATCCCGGTTTTTTATGTCGGCGAAGAGGGCGAAAACGTCGAAGGCTTCCGGCGACACAAAGATCGTTTTGTGCCGCGTCCTTTCAATACCGAGCAACTGCTGGCCGATATTCACGCGTTCTTTCGTCGGGCCGGTCAGGTCCGCCAGGTCAGCCGCAAGAAAACTGATTTCGAAGGGAGCCTCAGTCGGTTGTCCCTGGTCGATCTGCTACAGGTCCTGAGTCTGAATCAGAAAGAGGGCGTCCTGACCCTGACCCGCCCGCAGGGCAAGGGGACCATCTATTTGCTGGACGGCTGTGTCATTCACGCGCATACCTGCCAGGTCAGCGGTGAGAAGGCGTTCCACCGCATGCTCACCTGGGACGAGGGTCTCTTTGCTTTTTCGCCCACCCACGTCGATGTGGAAGCCAGCATCCATTTGCCCATGGATCATCTGCTCATGGAAGGGCTTCGGCAGAACGATGAGCTGATGCAGCAAAGGAACGCCCTGCCAGCGCCCGACCTTCTGTTGCGTTTGAATGTACCCCGGCAACAGGTTCCCGAGGATCTGCGCCCCGTTACCCGGGAAATTCTCGACCTGCTTGCCTACTATCCGCGCTGCGGGGACCTCGTCGAACATTGTTCGCGGCCAGATTATGAGGTTCTGCAGGTTCTCAAAGACCTGCTTGACCGCGGCCTGGTTAAGGTTCGTGCCGCCACCGTCTCAAAGACGACCAGTCAGCCACTGCTCAGCAGTGAGGATATTCTGGCGGTCAGGAATCGCCTGGTGCCGATCGATGCCCTGCCAGAGAGGGCCAGTGGCAAGCTGATTCTGCTGGCCCGTTCGCAAAAAAGGGTAGTCACCTTTCTGCAGGCCTTGCAGGGGCTGGAGGAGTTCGAGGCGCGCCGGGAATTTCTTGACATGTCAGAAGGGTTGCCTCTGGGCGACGCCGGCCGGTTAAACCTCAACGAGGTCTTTTATCTCAGGCTTTTTGCGCTCCCTTCCTTAGCCAGCGCGGCTCCTTTGTGGCAATCCTTCTCCAGCCGTCTTTTCGGGGTCATTGTCCTTGATGGCAAAGAAGGTTTTGCTGAAGCGGAGCGCTTCTTCACCGAGCGGTTCGGAGTTCAGGTTCTCTCGTTCGATTCCGCCGCCCTGACCGACAACCGGCGTCAGGGCCTGCTACGCTGCCTCCAGCAGCTGGCGGCGCCCTTTCGACAATCTCTTGAAAAGGATAAACCGTGA
- a CDS encoding histidinol phosphate phosphatase domain-containing protein, with translation MIDLHTHSIYSDGELIPAELTRRAAVAGYRALAITDHGDFSNLDLIIPRLVRVAGDLGKAWGFTVLAGIELTHVPPPMMLTAVQEARRLGAQIVVCHGETIVEPVAPGTNRAALEADVDILAHPGLITAEEATLAARRGICLEITTRKGHSLTNGHVARLALEQGAPLVINTDSHAPGDLTPLAMARKIALGAGLSEEQFEQTRRNSDQLVRKALGVMAVRNGE, from the coding sequence GTGATCGATCTGCACACCCATTCCATCTACAGCGACGGCGAACTGATCCCGGCGGAATTGACCCGGCGGGCGGCTGTGGCCGGCTATCGCGCCCTGGCGATTACCGACCATGGCGATTTTTCCAACCTGGACCTCATTATCCCCCGTCTGGTCCGGGTCGCTGGCGATCTGGGCAAGGCCTGGGGCTTTACCGTGCTGGCCGGCATCGAATTGACCCATGTGCCGCCACCCATGATGCTGACCGCCGTGCAGGAGGCCCGTCGCCTCGGAGCCCAGATTGTCGTCTGCCATGGCGAAACCATCGTCGAGCCCGTTGCGCCCGGTACCAATCGCGCGGCTCTGGAAGCGGATGTCGACATTCTGGCGCATCCCGGGCTCATTACGGCCGAAGAGGCCACACTGGCGGCCCGCCGGGGTATTTGTCTGGAAATCACCACCCGCAAGGGGCACAGCCTGACCAATGGGCACGTCGCCCGCCTGGCCCTGGAGCAGGGCGCGCCTCTGGTAATCAATACCGACAGCCACGCGCCGGGCGATCTGACGCCTCTGGCCATGGCCCGCAAGATCGCCCTGGGGGCCGGGTTGAGCGAAGAGCAGTTTGAGCAGACCCGTCGCAACAGTGACCAGTTGGTGCGCAAGGCCCTGGGGGTGATGGCTGTCAGAAATGGTGAGTGA
- a CDS encoding M42 family metallopeptidase, which yields MNEQDFDFFKRFVEAPSPSGFEQPAQRVFRQELADVADTVETDVMGNVMARLRAGREDAPRVMLAGHCDEIGLMVKYIDDNGFLYFGPIGGVDAHLVPGQRVWVHAAAGSIPGVIGKKPIHLIEAKERDTVAKFKNMFIDIGCSDRQEAEALVAVGDPATFAVGLQRLQGDRVTSRAFDDKMGAFIVAQVLKEVRRRGHSPVDLFGVSTVQEEIGLRGGTTSAYGVNPDVGIAIEVGHSTDYPDVDKKEIGDFRVGKGPILARGANINPVLFELLVQTAREENIPYQVMGAPRATGTDANVIQLSRGGVAAALVSVPLRYMHTPVELLSLSDLENTVRLLVGLLGRLTDRHMFIPG from the coding sequence ATGAACGAACAGGATTTTGATTTTTTCAAGCGATTTGTCGAAGCCCCCAGCCCGTCCGGGTTCGAACAACCGGCCCAGCGCGTGTTCCGCCAGGAACTGGCGGACGTGGCCGATACCGTCGAAACCGACGTTATGGGCAACGTCATGGCGCGTCTTAGGGCCGGCCGGGAGGATGCTCCACGCGTCATGCTGGCCGGCCACTGCGACGAAATCGGCCTGATGGTCAAGTATATCGACGACAACGGCTTTCTCTATTTCGGCCCCATCGGCGGCGTCGACGCGCATCTGGTACCCGGCCAGCGGGTGTGGGTGCATGCCGCCGCCGGCAGCATTCCTGGCGTCATCGGCAAAAAGCCCATCCACCTTATCGAGGCCAAAGAACGCGATACGGTGGCCAAGTTCAAGAATATGTTCATCGATATCGGCTGCAGCGACCGGCAGGAGGCCGAGGCTCTGGTCGCCGTCGGCGATCCGGCCACCTTTGCCGTGGGCCTGCAGCGGTTGCAGGGCGACCGCGTCACCTCCCGCGCCTTTGACGACAAGATGGGCGCCTTCATCGTCGCCCAGGTTCTCAAGGAAGTGCGCCGGCGCGGCCATTCGCCCGTGGACCTCTTCGGCGTTTCCACGGTGCAGGAGGAGATCGGCCTGCGCGGCGGCACCACCAGCGCCTATGGTGTCAACCCCGATGTGGGCATCGCCATCGAGGTGGGACATTCCACCGATTATCCCGATGTCGACAAGAAGGAGATCGGCGACTTCCGCGTCGGCAAGGGGCCGATCCTCGCCCGCGGCGCCAACATCAATCCCGTCCTCTTCGAGTTGCTGGTGCAGACGGCCCGGGAGGAGAATATCCCCTATCAGGTCATGGGCGCCCCCCGGGCCACCGGCACCGACGCCAATGTCATCCAGCTCTCCCGCGGCGGGGTGGCGGCGGCCCTGGTCAGCGTGCCGCTGCGCTACATGCACACCCCGGTGGAACTGTTGTCCCTGAGCGATCTGGAGAACACGGTGCGCCTGCTCGTCGGGCTGCTTGGTCGCCTTACCGACCGCCACATGTTTATCCCCGGTTGA
- the guaB gene encoding IMP dehydrogenase has translation MQDLDIREGLTFDDVLLVPAHSEVLPKEVDLTTSLTRKIKLNIPLLSAAMDTVTESRTAICMAREGGLGIVHKNMTPEEQALEIDQVKKSESGMIVDPITMHPDQKIYEALDLMKKYRISGVPITKDGRLVGILTNRDLRFETRLDQPISNVMTKDKLVTVPPGTTLEEAKQHLHEHRIEKLLVVDDSYALKGLITIKDIEKVRKYPMACKDEFGRLRVGAAIGVSGDREERLEALIRAGVDVVIIDTAHGHSQGVLEAVVDTKRLYPDLQLIAGNIATAEAAKALIKAGADGIKVGIGPGSICTTRVVAGVGVPQITAINDVAKVAHKAGIPLIADGGIKYSGELPKAIAAGADIIMIGSLFAGTDESPGETILYQGRTYKAYRGMGSLGAMKMGSKDRYFQADVESEVKLVPEGIEGRVPYRGSLSANIHQLLGGLRAGMGYTGCRTLKELQQNAQFVRITNAGLRESHVHDVAITHEAPNYRVERQG, from the coding sequence ATGCAGGATCTGGATATACGTGAAGGCCTGACCTTCGACGACGTTTTGCTTGTCCCCGCCCATTCGGAAGTCTTGCCCAAAGAAGTCGATCTGACCACCAGCCTGACCCGGAAAATCAAGCTCAATATCCCGCTGCTGTCGGCGGCCATGGATACGGTGACCGAATCGCGCACCGCCATCTGCATGGCGCGCGAAGGGGGACTCGGCATCGTCCACAAAAATATGACGCCGGAAGAGCAGGCGCTGGAAATCGACCAGGTCAAGAAGTCGGAGAGCGGCATGATCGTCGATCCCATCACCATGCATCCCGATCAGAAGATCTACGAAGCCCTCGACCTCATGAAAAAGTACCGTATCTCCGGGGTCCCCATCACCAAGGACGGCCGTCTCGTCGGTATTCTCACCAACCGCGACCTGCGTTTCGAGACCAGACTCGACCAGCCTATCTCCAACGTCATGACCAAGGACAAGCTGGTCACCGTGCCACCCGGCACCACCCTGGAAGAAGCCAAGCAGCACCTGCATGAACACCGCATCGAGAAGCTGCTGGTGGTCGACGATAGCTACGCTCTCAAAGGCTTGATCACCATCAAGGATATCGAAAAGGTCCGCAAATACCCCATGGCCTGCAAGGACGAGTTCGGCCGCCTGCGCGTCGGCGCCGCCATCGGCGTCAGCGGCGACCGCGAGGAGCGCCTCGAAGCCCTCATCCGAGCCGGGGTCGACGTGGTCATCATCGACACGGCTCACGGTCATTCACAGGGGGTTCTTGAGGCCGTGGTCGACACCAAGCGCCTCTATCCCGACCTGCAGCTCATCGCCGGCAACATCGCTACCGCCGAGGCGGCCAAGGCCCTGATCAAGGCCGGCGCCGACGGCATCAAGGTGGGTATCGGCCCGGGCTCCATCTGCACCACCCGCGTGGTGGCCGGCGTCGGCGTTCCGCAGATCACGGCCATCAACGACGTGGCCAAGGTCGCGCACAAGGCCGGCATCCCCCTCATCGCCGACGGCGGCATCAAATATTCGGGCGAGTTGCCCAAGGCTATCGCCGCTGGTGCCGATATCATCATGATCGGCTCCCTCTTTGCCGGTACCGACGAATCACCGGGCGAAACCATCCTGTACCAGGGGCGCACCTATAAGGCTTACCGTGGCATGGGCAGCCTCGGCGCCATGAAGATGGGGAGCAAGGACCGCTATTTCCAGGCCGACGTGGAGAGCGAAGTCAAGCTCGTCCCCGAAGGGATCGAAGGCCGCGTGCCCTATCGCGGCAGCCTCTCGGCCAATATCCACCAGCTGCTCGGCGGCCTGCGGGCCGGCATGGGCTACACCGGCTGCCGCACCCTCAAGGAGCTGCAGCAGAACGCCCAGTTCGTGCGCATTACCAACGCCGGCCTGCGCGAGTCCCACGTCCACGACGTGGCCATCACCCACGAAGCCCCCAACTACCGCGTCGAGCGCCAGGGTTAG
- the guaA gene encoding glutamine-hydrolyzing GMP synthase, producing MSDIHSEKILILDFGSQYTQLIARRVREAHVYCELHPYDMDLQAIRDFAPQGIILSGGPKSVYDQGAPAVEEALFELGVPVLGICYGMQLMSRHFGGEVVPAGKREFGHADLHSQGQPGPLFDGFFVEGSSPVWMSHGDHVSRLPAGFEVVAHTDNAPVCAIQNVARRLYGVQFHPEVNHTPRGEILIDTFVRKICGCSGSWTPGHIIEDAISRIREQVGSDRVILGLSGGVDSSVAAALIHRAIGEQLTCVFVDNGLLRLGEGDQVMATFAENMGVKVIRVDAEDRFLAGLAGVSDPERKRKIIGGLFVDIFEEEAGKLSDAKWLAQGTIYPDVIESAGAKTGKAHNIKSHHNVGGLPDYMKLQLLEPLRELFKDEVRAIGEELGLPRQMVWRHPFPGPGLGVRILGEVKKEYADILRRADAIYIEELYSSGHYDKISQAFAVFLPVKSVGVMGDGRTYEYVVALRAVETKDFMTAGWYPMPYADLARISNRIINEVKGINRVVYDISSKPPATIEWE from the coding sequence ATGTCCGATATCCATAGCGAAAAAATTCTTATTCTCGATTTTGGCTCCCAGTACACGCAGCTTATCGCCCGTCGGGTGCGTGAAGCCCATGTCTACTGCGAACTGCATCCTTACGACATGGATCTGCAGGCCATCCGCGATTTCGCGCCCCAGGGGATCATTCTCTCCGGCGGTCCCAAATCCGTTTACGACCAGGGGGCGCCGGCCGTGGAAGAAGCCCTGTTCGAGCTGGGCGTCCCCGTTCTTGGCATCTGCTACGGTATGCAGCTGATGTCCCGTCATTTCGGCGGCGAGGTGGTGCCGGCGGGCAAGCGGGAATTCGGCCATGCCGATCTGCACAGCCAGGGCCAGCCCGGCCCACTCTTTGACGGCTTTTTCGTCGAAGGGAGCAGCCCCGTCTGGATGAGCCACGGTGACCACGTCTCGCGCCTCCCCGCGGGGTTCGAGGTCGTCGCCCACACCGATAACGCGCCGGTGTGCGCCATCCAGAACGTGGCCCGCCGGTTGTATGGCGTTCAGTTCCACCCCGAGGTCAACCACACCCCCCGCGGCGAAATTCTCATCGATACCTTCGTACGCAAAATCTGCGGCTGCAGCGGCAGTTGGACCCCCGGGCACATCATCGAAGACGCCATCAGTCGCATCCGCGAACAGGTCGGCAGCGACCGCGTCATCCTCGGTCTCTCCGGCGGCGTCGATTCCTCCGTGGCCGCCGCCCTCATCCATCGGGCCATAGGCGAGCAACTCACCTGCGTCTTTGTCGACAACGGCCTGCTGCGGCTGGGCGAGGGAGATCAGGTCATGGCCACATTCGCCGAGAACATGGGCGTCAAGGTCATCCGCGTCGATGCCGAGGACCGCTTCCTCGCTGGCCTGGCCGGGGTGAGCGACCCCGAGCGCAAGCGCAAGATCATCGGCGGCCTTTTTGTCGATATCTTTGAAGAAGAGGCCGGCAAGCTCAGCGATGCCAAATGGCTGGCCCAGGGAACCATCTACCCTGACGTCATCGAGTCGGCCGGGGCGAAAACGGGCAAGGCCCACAATATCAAGAGCCATCACAACGTCGGCGGCCTGCCCGACTATATGAAGCTGCAGCTGCTGGAGCCTCTGCGCGAGCTCTTCAAGGATGAAGTTCGCGCCATCGGCGAAGAGTTGGGGCTGCCCCGACAGATGGTCTGGCGTCATCCCTTCCCGGGACCCGGCCTGGGGGTGCGTATTCTCGGCGAAGTCAAAAAAGAGTACGCCGACATTCTGCGCCGCGCCGACGCCATCTACATCGAAGAGCTCTACAGCAGCGGGCACTACGACAAGATCAGCCAGGCCTTCGCCGTGTTTCTGCCCGTCAAGAGCGTCGGTGTCATGGGCGACGGCCGTACCTATGAGTACGTGGTGGCCCTGCGTGCCGTCGAAACCAAGGATTTCATGACCGCCGGCTGGTATCCCATGCCTTATGCCGATCTGGCTCGCATCAGCAACCGCATCATCAATGAGGTCAAGGGCATCAACCGCGTCGTTTATGATATTTCCAGCAAGCCCCCCGCGACCATCGAGTGGGAGTAG
- a CDS encoding response regulator transcription factor, which yields MDSKTRILFVDDHEVFHECMRALFAAHEGTEIVATANNGQSAVRLAGELRPDIVVMDMSIPVLHGIEATRQIVAENPESLVIILSGHAESDMVREAFRAGAKGYVLKEESFTELVQAIETVRGGYLFLSPRVSEIDLEELSDRFVPKPLPSLELLSPREKQVLALLAEGKGVKEISVILDISSKTIETHRANLMKKLDLYSLPELTKFALRTGLASLST from the coding sequence ATGGACAGCAAGACACGAATTCTCTTTGTCGACGACCACGAAGTCTTCCACGAGTGCATGCGGGCCCTCTTCGCCGCCCATGAGGGGACGGAGATCGTCGCTACCGCCAACAACGGGCAAAGCGCCGTGCGTCTGGCCGGTGAGCTGCGTCCCGACATCGTGGTCATGGATATGTCCATTCCCGTGCTGCATGGCATCGAAGCCACCCGGCAGATTGTCGCCGAAAACCCCGAGTCCCTGGTCATCATCCTCTCCGGCCACGCCGAAAGTGACATGGTGCGCGAGGCCTTCCGCGCCGGCGCCAAGGGCTACGTTCTCAAGGAAGAGTCCTTCACCGAGCTCGTGCAGGCCATCGAGACTGTGCGCGGCGGCTATCTCTTTCTTAGCCCCCGCGTCTCCGAAATCGATCTTGAAGAACTCTCCGACAGGTTTGTCCCCAAGCCCCTGCCTTCCCTCGAGCTGCTGTCACCCCGAGAAAAGCAGGTTCTTGCGCTGCTCGCCGAAGGGAAGGGAGTCAAGGAAATTTCAGTCATCCTGGACATTAGCAGCAAAACCATCGAGACTCACCGTGCCAACCTGATGAAAAAGCTCGACCTGTATAGCCTGCCCGAGTTGACCAAATTTGCCTTACGCACAGGGCTGGCAAGCCTTTCGACTTAG
- a CDS encoding nucleotidyltransferase substrate binding protein encodes MKSEDIRWQQRLANYATALDQLTKAVELAGQRPLSDLEKQGLIQAFEFTHELAWNVMKDYFVYQGNPAITGSRDAIRESFNKGLVADGEGWMEMIKSRNQSSHTYNQKIAEEISDKIKVRYHPLFQCFLRRMQEIASS; translated from the coding sequence ATGAAATCTGAGGACATTCGCTGGCAGCAACGATTGGCTAACTACGCCACGGCTCTCGACCAGTTGACCAAAGCAGTTGAGCTCGCTGGGCAGCGTCCTCTGTCGGACCTTGAAAAACAGGGTCTAATCCAGGCCTTCGAATTCACGCATGAACTGGCCTGGAACGTCATGAAGGACTATTTCGTCTATCAGGGGAATCCCGCCATCACCGGTTCCCGTGACGCTATTCGCGAATCGTTTAATAAGGGGTTGGTTGCCGATGGCGAAGGATGGATGGAGATGATCAAGAGTCGAAATCAGAGTTCACACACCTATAATCAGAAGATCGCCGAGGAAATCTCCGACAAGATAAAGGTACGTTATCATCCCCTGTTCCAGTGTTTCCTGCGGCGGATGCAGGAAATTGCTTCATCATGA
- a CDS encoding nucleotidyltransferase family protein: protein MIDTGLPDQAIKSLCRIFKDHPQIHRVILYGSRALGTYRPGSDIDLCLDADSLGLTELCAIENRIDDLLLPWKVDLSLLHTIDNSALLDHIRRVGIPFCDRLESA, encoded by the coding sequence ATGATCGATACGGGGTTACCTGACCAGGCGATAAAAAGCCTCTGCCGGATATTCAAAGACCACCCGCAGATTCACCGTGTGATTCTTTATGGTTCGCGGGCGTTGGGAACCTATCGTCCCGGCTCCGATATCGACCTTTGTCTTGACGCCGACTCTTTGGGTTTGACGGAGTTATGCGCCATCGAGAACAGGATCGATGATCTTCTTCTTCCCTGGAAAGTCGATCTTTCACTGCTGCATACCATCGATAACTCCGCTTTGTTAGACCACATTCGCCGGGTCGGAATTCCATTTTGCGATCGGCTCGAATCGGCCTGA
- a CDS encoding capsule assembly Wzi family protein encodes MISSFRAILLFLGLLLLFPPAVSAAPASSLIPLNSWIYPALDKLAGLGLIESSLQGTRPYTRHEAARQVQEASLAAAERSTPAVVPELLSRLENELSEAMAEVRGDANPSGTFKPLRRLDLAYLNRHGDENSYPRTNAHQFSLNTNNDGIDYAKGSNGELRLSGDARLGSFLQFEWQPVVVAGEDEADLHWVNTRVAAQLGVVEISVGRQSLWWGQGRHGSLILTNNAQSLDMLRLTNPVPLQLPWILEYLGPFRFDVFWSRLENDRVVPEPYFAGARLNFKPLTWLELGVFRTTLFGGEGRPAIDLPEFITVLGGDNKFSGEEDNGNSIAGFDWRLKIPFLAQAELYGEWGGEDQHDRWPTKNALLAGLYFPRLDADGRLALRLEYADLNYKGNGLGSGPVWYQHSIYQSGYTYEDQILGHHVGGDSRDYLAQLDWYVSPSLQLAFSFDYEERETSRLNGAAIEKHLQPGLAARWQHCATSALTADFYYDRVENADFVEGADDHRHLVRLGLEMTF; translated from the coding sequence ATGATATCGTCTTTCCGTGCCATTCTGCTGTTCCTAGGGCTGCTTCTCCTGTTTCCCCCTGCCGTTTCGGCTGCGCCGGCTTCCAGTCTCATCCCCTTGAACAGTTGGATCTATCCGGCTTTAGACAAACTCGCCGGCCTGGGGCTGATCGAGTCGTCCCTGCAGGGAACGCGACCCTATACCCGTCATGAGGCGGCCCGCCAGGTGCAGGAGGCCTCCCTGGCGGCAGCGGAGAGGTCGACGCCAGCCGTGGTGCCCGAACTGCTGAGCCGTCTCGAAAATGAACTGTCCGAGGCCATGGCCGAAGTTCGCGGCGACGCAAATCCGTCGGGCACCTTCAAACCGCTGCGCCGTCTTGATCTGGCCTATCTCAACCGCCACGGTGATGAGAACAGCTATCCGCGCACCAACGCCCATCAATTTTCTCTCAACACCAACAATGACGGCATCGACTACGCCAAGGGCAGCAATGGGGAATTGCGACTGTCGGGCGATGCCCGGCTCGGTTCTTTCCTGCAGTTCGAATGGCAGCCCGTCGTCGTCGCTGGCGAGGACGAAGCCGATCTGCACTGGGTTAACACCCGGGTCGCCGCACAACTTGGCGTCGTGGAAATCTCCGTCGGGCGCCAGTCGCTATGGTGGGGGCAGGGCCGTCACGGCTCCCTTATCCTGACCAACAACGCGCAGTCCCTCGATATGCTGCGCCTCACCAATCCAGTACCCCTGCAGTTGCCCTGGATTCTGGAATACCTTGGCCCTTTTCGCTTCGATGTCTTCTGGAGCCGTCTGGAAAACGATCGTGTCGTGCCCGAGCCCTACTTCGCCGGCGCCCGCCTTAATTTCAAACCCCTGACCTGGCTGGAGCTCGGCGTCTTTCGTACCACTCTTTTCGGCGGTGAAGGTCGTCCTGCCATCGACCTGCCAGAATTCATTACCGTCCTCGGCGGCGACAACAAGTTTTCCGGTGAAGAGGATAACGGCAACTCCATCGCCGGCTTCGACTGGCGCCTTAAAATACCCTTTCTGGCCCAGGCTGAGCTCTATGGCGAATGGGGAGGCGAAGATCAGCACGACCGTTGGCCCACCAAAAATGCCCTGCTAGCGGGGCTGTATTTCCCGCGTCTCGATGCGGACGGGCGCCTGGCCCTGCGCCTCGAATACGCCGACCTCAACTATAAGGGCAACGGTCTCGGCAGTGGTCCCGTCTGGTATCAACACAGCATCTATCAATCAGGCTACACCTACGAAGATCAGATCCTGGGGCACCACGTCGGTGGGGACAGTCGCGACTACTTGGCTCAGCTCGACTGGTATGTCAGTCCCTCTTTGCAGCTGGCTTTTTCCTTCGATTATGAAGAGCGTGAGACCTCGCGCCTTAACGGGGCGGCCATTGAGAAACACCTGCAACCCGGTTTGGCCGCGCGCTGGCAGCACTGCGCCACCAGCGCCCTGACGGCTGATTTTTATTACGATCGGGTGGAAAACGCCGACTTTGTCGAGGGCGCCGATGATCACCGCCATCTTGTTCGACTTGGTCTGGAAATGACTTTTTAG
- a CDS encoding polysaccharide biosynthesis/export family protein: protein MKIFGKFIGFILVSLLAGCASFTDLEPGTVLAVSGSPVLEREEVVVDTLPTEVTTAVDYLVGPGDVLLVNVNGKPDLSSPGLAGGGSSRVAGSRVDGSGFIRLPLVGSVAVSGLSLDQIEGRLRQAFSAYLQEPWVVVEIAEYKSHPLYLLGQFKSAGTYYMDRPLTLLNGLALGGGMLDTANLRSARLIRDGLTAPVDIYQLLREGSLEQNVWLKAGDTIYVPDDKNQNVFVFGAVSKPGPVPMPNGRLSLSQALASAGIGETRGNTEYVRIIRSLSATRGELMVVDQNRVMRGESLPFPLTEGDIVYVPRSAVGNWNQAIQEILPSLQAVSAVLQPFVSIKFLSED, encoded by the coding sequence ATGAAGATATTTGGTAAGTTCATCGGTTTTATTCTGGTGTCGCTGCTGGCCGGTTGCGCCTCCTTTACCGACCTGGAGCCTGGTACTGTGCTGGCCGTCAGCGGCTCCCCCGTGCTCGAACGGGAGGAGGTTGTCGTCGATACCCTGCCAACGGAGGTCACTACTGCCGTCGACTACCTGGTCGGCCCCGGCGACGTGCTGCTGGTCAATGTCAACGGCAAACCCGATCTGAGCAGCCCCGGTCTTGCCGGTGGCGGCAGCAGCAGAGTTGCTGGCAGCCGGGTCGACGGCTCCGGTTTCATTCGCCTGCCCCTGGTCGGTTCGGTAGCCGTCTCCGGTCTAAGCCTCGACCAGATCGAGGGCCGGCTTCGTCAGGCCTTTTCTGCCTACCTGCAAGAACCCTGGGTAGTTGTGGAGATTGCTGAATACAAGAGTCATCCCCTCTATCTGCTCGGTCAGTTCAAGAGCGCCGGCACCTACTACATGGATCGGCCTCTTACCCTGCTCAACGGCCTCGCCCTGGGCGGCGGCATGCTCGATACCGCCAACCTGCGCAGCGCCCGCCTTATCCGGGATGGTCTTACCGCGCCGGTCGATATCTACCAGTTGCTGCGTGAAGGCTCCCTTGAGCAGAACGTCTGGCTTAAAGCTGGCGATACCATCTATGTCCCTGACGACAAAAACCAGAACGTCTTCGTCTTCGGTGCCGTCAGCAAGCCCGGTCCCGTGCCCATGCCCAATGGTCGCCTCAGCCTGAGTCAGGCCCTGGCCAGCGCCGGTATCGGCGAAACCCGCGGCAATACCGAGTATGTGCGTATCATCCGCTCCCTCTCCGCTACCCGCGGCGAGCTCATGGTCGTCGATCAGAATCGGGTCATGCGCGGCGAGTCGCTCCCCTTTCCTCTGACCGAAGGAGATATTGTCTATGTGCCGCGTAGCGCCGTCGGCAACTGGAACCAGGCCATCCAGGAGATTCTGCCCTCCCTGCAGGCGGTCAGCGCCGTCCTGCAGCCCTTTGTCTCCATCAAGTTCCTGAGCGAAGACTGA